One window of Kosakonia cowanii JCM 10956 = DSM 18146 genomic DNA carries:
- the pdxA gene encoding 4-hydroxythreonine-4-phosphate dehydrogenase PdxA, with protein sequence MMNTQRIVITPGEPAGIGPDLVVQLAQRDWPVELVICGDATLLTDRAALLGLPLTLREYAPGHAAAPQQAGTLTLLPVALNAPVVAGRLNPQNGAYVVSTLARACDGCLNGEFAALVTGPVHKGVINDSGTPFTGHTEFFEQRAHADKVVMMLATETLRVALATTHLPLREVADAITPDLLREVITILHGDLRQKFGIASPHILVCGLNPHAGEGGHMGTEEIDTIIPLLEAMRHEGMNLSGPLPADTLFQPKYLDNADAVLAMYHDQGLPVLKYQGFGRGVNITLGLPFIRTSVDHGTALELAGKGTAEVGSFITALNLAIKMIVNTQ encoded by the coding sequence CTGATGAACACGCAGCGCATCGTTATCACTCCCGGCGAACCCGCCGGGATTGGCCCGGATCTGGTGGTGCAGCTCGCCCAGCGCGACTGGCCGGTTGAACTGGTAATCTGTGGCGATGCGACGCTGTTAACCGACCGGGCAGCCCTGCTCGGTCTGCCGCTTACGCTTCGGGAGTACGCTCCCGGGCATGCAGCGGCGCCGCAACAGGCCGGAACCCTTACCCTGCTGCCCGTTGCGCTCAACGCGCCGGTTGTCGCTGGTCGTCTTAATCCGCAAAACGGTGCTTACGTCGTCTCTACCCTTGCCCGCGCCTGCGATGGTTGCCTGAACGGCGAATTCGCCGCGCTGGTCACCGGCCCGGTGCATAAAGGGGTGATCAACGATTCGGGTACGCCCTTTACCGGGCACACAGAGTTTTTCGAGCAGCGCGCTCACGCCGACAAAGTGGTGATGATGCTGGCAACGGAGACGCTGCGCGTGGCGCTAGCGACGACGCACCTGCCGCTCCGGGAGGTTGCAGATGCCATCACGCCCGATCTGCTGCGTGAAGTTATCACCATCCTGCACGGCGATTTACGGCAGAAGTTTGGTATTGCCTCTCCGCATATTCTGGTCTGCGGCCTCAACCCCCACGCGGGTGAAGGCGGCCATATGGGCACGGAAGAGATCGATACCATCATTCCGCTGCTGGAAGCGATGCGTCACGAAGGCATGAACTTGAGCGGTCCGCTCCCGGCAGACACGCTGTTTCAGCCGAAATACCTCGATAACGCCGACGCGGTGCTGGCGATGTACCACGATCAAGGCCTGCCCGTGCTAAAATACCAGGGCTTTGGCCGCGGGGTGAATATTACCCTCGGTTTACCTTTTATTCGCACCTCCGTCGACCACGGTACCGCCCTTGAACTGGCGGGAAAGGGAACCGCGGAGGTCGGCAGTTTTATTACGGCGCTTAATCTCGCCATCAAGATGATTGTTAATACTCAATGA
- the rsmA gene encoding 16S rRNA (adenine(1518)-N(6)/adenine(1519)-N(6))-dimethyltransferase RsmA yields the protein MNTRVHQGHLARKRFGQNFLHDQFVIDSIVSAINPQKGQAMVEIGPGLGALTEPVGDRLDKMTVIELDRDLAARLQTHPFLAPKLTIYQQDAMTMNFGELSQTLGQPLRVFGNLPYNISTPLMFHLFSYTDAIADMHFMLQKEVVNRLVAGPNSKAYGRLSVMAQYYCQVIPVLEVPPTAFAPPPKVDSAVVRLVPHTTMPHPVKEVRTLSRITTEAFNQRRKTIRNSLGNVFTVDVLSSLGIDPTMRAENISVAQYCQLANYLTDNAPPKES from the coding sequence ATGAATACTCGCGTCCATCAGGGCCACTTAGCCCGCAAGCGCTTCGGGCAAAACTTCCTCCACGACCAGTTCGTGATCGACAGCATCGTTTCCGCCATCAACCCGCAAAAGGGTCAGGCCATGGTCGAAATCGGCCCGGGTCTTGGCGCGCTGACCGAACCGGTCGGCGACCGTCTGGATAAAATGACGGTTATCGAGCTTGACCGCGATCTGGCGGCTCGTCTGCAAACGCATCCGTTCCTCGCACCAAAGCTGACGATTTATCAGCAGGATGCGATGACCATGAACTTCGGCGAGCTGTCGCAAACCCTCGGCCAGCCGCTGCGCGTTTTCGGCAATCTGCCCTACAACATCTCGACACCGTTGATGTTTCATCTGTTTAGCTATACTGATGCCATTGCCGACATGCACTTTATGTTGCAAAAAGAGGTGGTAAACCGCCTGGTTGCAGGGCCGAACAGTAAAGCGTATGGACGACTGAGCGTAATGGCGCAGTACTATTGCCAGGTGATCCCGGTGCTCGAAGTGCCGCCGACCGCCTTCGCACCGCCGCCAAAAGTCGATTCCGCCGTGGTGCGCCTGGTGCCGCATACCACTATGCCGCACCCGGTAAAAGAGGTTCGCACCCTGAGCCGCATTACTACCGAAGCGTTCAACCAGCGCCGTAAGACCATTCGTAACAGTCTCGGCAATGTGTTTACCGTCGACGTGCTTTCATCGTTGGGTATCGATCCGACGATGCGCGCAGAAAATATCTCTGTTGCGCAGTATTGTCAGTTAGCCAACTATCTGACGGATAATGCGCCGCCGAAGGAGAGTTAA